tatctgtactcagagttatcactgtgttatctgtggtgttccataggactgcaggtgacatctactacattatctgtactcagttatcactgtgttatctgtggtgttacataggactgcaagttacatctactacattatctgtactcagcgagttatcactgtgtaatctgtggtgttacataggactgcaggtgacatctactacattatctgtactcagttatcactgtgttatctgtggtgttacataggactgcaggtgacatctactacattatctgtactcggttatcactgtgttatctgtggtgttacataggactgcaagttacatctactgcattatctgtactcggttatcactgtgttatctgtggtgttacataggactgcaggtgacatctactacattatctgtacacagagagttatcactgtgttatctgtggtgttacataggactgcaagttacatctactacattatctgtactcagcgagttatcactgtgtaatctgtggtgttacataggactgcaggtgacatctactacattatctgtactcagttatcactgtgttatctgtggtgttacataggactgcaggtgacatctactacattatctgtactcggttatcactgtgttatctgtggtgttacataggactgcaggtgacatctactacattatctgtactcagttatcactgtggtgttacataggactgcaggtgacatctactacattatctgtactcagttatcactgtgttatctgtggtgttacataggactgcaggagacatctactacattatctgtactcagcgagttatcactgtgttatctgtggtgttacataggactgcaggtgacatctactacattatctgtactcagttatcactgtggtgttacataggactgcaggtgacatctactacattatctgtactcggttatcactgtgttatctgtggtgttacataggactgcaggagacatctactacattatctgtactcagcgagttatcactgtgttatctgtggtgttacataggactgcaggtgacatctactacattatctgtactcagttatcactgtgttatctgtggtgttacataggactgcaagttacatctactacattatctgtactcagcgagttatcactgtgtaatctgtggtgttacataggactgcaggtgacatctactacattatctgtactcagttatcactgtgttatctgtggtgttacataggactgcaggtgacatctactacattatctgtactcagttatcactgtggtgttacataggactgcaggtgacatctactacattatctgtactcagagttatcactgtgttatctgtggtgttacataggactgcaggtgacatctactacattatctgtactcagagggctgtcactgtgttatctgtcgtgttacataggactgcaggtaacatctactgtattttctgtactcagagttatcactgtgttatctgtagtgttacataggactgcaggtgacatctactacattatctgtactcagttatcactgtgttatctgtggtgttacataggactgcaggtgacatctactacattatctgtactcagttatcactgtggtgttacataggactgcaggtgacatctactacattatctgtactcagttatcactgtgttatctgtggtgttacataggactgcaggtaacatctacattatctgtactcagagagatagcactgttatctgtggtgttacataggactgcaggtaacgtctacattatctgtactcagagagatatcactgttatctgtggtgttacataggactgcaggagacatctactacattatctgtactcagttatcactgtgttatctgtggtgttacataggactgcaggtaacatctacattatctgtactcagagagatagcactgttatctgtggtgttacataggactgcaggtgacatctactacattatctgtactcagttatctgtggtgttacataggactgcaggtgacatctactacattatctgtactcagagttatcactgtgttatctgtggtgttacataggactgcaggtaacatctactgtaTGTTCTGTACCACATGAGCAGTATGAAGGTGATTGGCttgttgatcacttacagataggtCTCCGCTGTCTTGCAGTGGTGGAGCGGGAAGAAGCCATCTTGGGACTGGATGTTGGGGTTGGCCCCGTTCCTCAGGAGGAGCCTCACACATTCATCGTGGCCGTTCTCACAGGCCCCATGGAGGGCGCTTTCTCCACCAGGAGCAAAGTCCACGTCTGCCCCCTTcttgaggaggagctggaggcacTGGGTGTAGCCACGACTCGCCGTCACGTAGAGAGGGCAGGTGTATTCTTCTTCGTATGTCAGAGACCAGATCCCTGGGGGGAGAAGAAGGGCCTCTGCTCAGCACATTGGGGGTCACTTATTTATGGGGGGCTTACATCTCTACGACATACTCAAGGCTGTAGGATTGTAGCGATAGTTCCTCCATTCATCCACATCACTCGTATCAAACACAGAGTCGGGGTGAATTATGTCCCCCGACTCCTCCAGCAGAGTCCGGACTCTCTCTGCATGACCTGATAGAAGAGACAGCCAGAAGTCTAACGCTGAGCCTTCCGCCTTGCGAGTCACAATCACACCCGACATGTCCCCAGAGGAGTTGTCGCTGAACAAGGCGGTCAGAATTGTCAGCAGTCTGTCTCTTCTATGCCTGTCTCTTATCTTGCTGTCTCATCTGCATCTGTCTCTATTCTTTCACATCTGTGCTTGTCTCTTCTTGTCTGTCTGTTTAGCACCTGTCTCTTGCACCTATACTTTCTATGACTGTCTCTTTTGCACCTGTCTCTTCGGCCCTTGTCTTCTTTGCCTGTCTCTTCTCTGACTGTtttgatctgcacctgttcttccTCTGTCTCTTTCTGCGCCTGTCTCTTGGTCTCCTGCCAGTGTGGTCTATATATAAAACCATCGTCCTGCCCAATTTCGGCACTACTCTGGGAGCAGTTTCTGGCACAGCCGCACTGTACTGGTCACATGGACTGGGGAACGGGTCCCCCATCAGCACAATCAGTCACGTAATGGGTGCCACATACGCAGGGCCTTTGTGCTGTAAGGTCAGCTCCTCCATCCATGTCACTGGCATCAAACACTGAGTTAGGGTGAATGAGGTGATGGAATTCCTCCAGCAGATCTTGGACCATGTTTGCATGACCAGATAGAAGAGACAGCCAGTAGTGCGAGGCTGGCCCCTCCGTCTTCCAGGTCAGTCTCCTGGGCCATGGCGGTGACCTTGCCTCCATACTGCGGCCTCTCTGTTGTGAAGCTTCTGGTGCTTGGTTTCACTTCTATCTCTAGAAGGTTTGGGCTGGACCTGCTGATCATGGCAGCGAGGGTATCGTGTTCTAGAGTCAAATCGTTCATCTAGATTCTTGATATGGACAACATTCTGTGGGCCAGGAGGAATGAAGAGACCTGGCAGAGGTGCCCCATGCAAATATGATTTGGTCTCCTAGAACTTGCATCACTACAGGGAGCTACCTCTACCACATACAGTGTCCATAAGATGAAGGAAACAAGAGTAAGGCTGCCATAAGATCCATGAATCCTTGTATCGCTGGAGGTCCCTACGCCATACACGTGGCCACTATGTCGGATTCTCGAATGCTCAGGTATTCTGAGTAATGCTCTGGGGGAGGATATCTCTGTACATACATCACCTCCTGGACAATGAAGGCTCTGTACTAGAGAGCTCTATGGCCTCCGGATATGGGGCCTGTTATACTAACCACCTAAACTCCTC
Above is a window of Bufo bufo chromosome 5 unlocalized genomic scaffold, aBufBuf1.1 SUPER_5_unloc_1, whole genome shotgun sequence DNA encoding:
- the LOC120982876 gene encoding ankyrin repeat and SOCS box protein 10-like isoform X2, with translation MSGVIVTRKAEGSALDFWLSLLSGHAERVRTLLEESGDIIHPDSVFDTSDVDEWRNYRYNPTALRIWSLTYEEEYTCPLYVTASRGYTQCLQLLLKKGADVDFAPGGESALHGACENGHDECVRLLLRNGANPNIQSQDGFFPLHHCKTAETYL